A genomic stretch from Burkholderia pyrrocinia includes:
- a CDS encoding MmcQ/YjbR family DNA-binding protein — MTFDEVRQIALAWRGVEEGTSYGTPALKVKGKLLARLREDGDTLVVKGVGPDERAWLIESEPDVYYVTDHYAGSPIVLVRLSAAHPDAVKNLLLREWHAIVPAKWRDEAARGGN, encoded by the coding sequence GTGACATTCGACGAAGTCCGGCAGATCGCGCTGGCGTGGCGCGGCGTCGAGGAAGGCACGTCGTACGGCACGCCCGCACTCAAGGTGAAGGGCAAGCTGCTCGCGCGGCTGCGCGAGGACGGCGACACGCTCGTCGTCAAGGGCGTCGGCCCCGACGAACGCGCGTGGCTGATCGAATCGGAACCCGACGTGTATTACGTGACCGATCACTACGCGGGCTCGCCGATCGTGCTGGTGCGCCTGTCGGCCGCGCATCCCGACGCCGTGAAAAACCTGCTTCTGCGAGAATGGCACGCCATCGTGCCTGCCAAATGGCGGGACGAAGCCGCGCGCGGCGGGAACTGA
- the gabP gene encoding GABA permease, with amino-acid sequence MSGSNTGLGTGLKQRHVTMMSIAGVIGAGLFVGSGHAIAEAGPASILAYAIAGVLVVLVMRMLGEMAVAHPDSGSFSTYADRAIGHWAGFSIGWLYWWFWVLVIPIEATAAATILNAWFPGIATWIFALGITLLLTVTNLFSVKNYGEFEFWFALIKVVAIVVFLCIGGAAIVGIIPAPAVSGVSNLFAHQGFMPNGAGAVLAAMLTTMFSFLGTEIVTIAAAESDNPQRQIVRATNSVIWRITLFYLGSILVVAAIVPWNDPLLPKHGSYQRAMELIGIPNAKAIIDVIVLVSVASCLNSALYTASRMLFSLSKRKDAPAFLHRTDSTGTPRAAVLASTAFGFVTVIANYLMPEQVFGFLLATSGAIALLVYLVIAISQLRMRKTLESSGADLTLRMWMFPWLTWAVILFICGTLTVMFVSEAHRMEVGATAVLALIVLLASWLNKRGRDAQADAGRRVSAT; translated from the coding sequence ATGAGTGGAAGCAACACAGGCCTCGGCACGGGCCTGAAGCAGCGTCACGTGACGATGATGTCGATTGCCGGCGTCATCGGCGCGGGCTTGTTCGTCGGCTCCGGCCACGCAATCGCGGAAGCCGGTCCGGCGTCGATACTCGCGTATGCGATCGCGGGCGTGCTGGTCGTCCTGGTGATGCGCATGCTCGGCGAGATGGCCGTCGCGCATCCGGACAGCGGGTCGTTCTCGACCTATGCCGATCGCGCGATCGGCCACTGGGCCGGCTTCTCGATCGGCTGGCTGTACTGGTGGTTCTGGGTGCTCGTGATCCCGATCGAGGCAACGGCTGCGGCAACCATCCTCAATGCATGGTTCCCGGGCATCGCGACCTGGATCTTCGCGCTCGGCATCACGCTGCTGCTCACCGTCACCAACCTCTTTTCCGTCAAGAACTACGGCGAATTCGAATTCTGGTTCGCGCTGATCAAGGTCGTCGCGATCGTCGTGTTCCTGTGCATCGGCGGCGCGGCGATCGTCGGGATCATTCCGGCGCCGGCCGTATCGGGCGTGTCGAACCTGTTTGCGCATCAGGGCTTCATGCCGAACGGCGCTGGTGCGGTGCTGGCGGCGATGCTGACGACGATGTTCTCGTTCCTCGGCACCGAGATCGTGACGATCGCGGCCGCCGAATCGGACAACCCGCAGCGCCAGATCGTGCGTGCGACGAACTCGGTGATCTGGCGCATCACGCTGTTCTATCTCGGCTCGATTCTCGTCGTCGCGGCCATCGTGCCGTGGAACGACCCGCTGCTGCCGAAGCACGGCTCGTATCAGCGCGCGATGGAGCTGATCGGCATCCCGAACGCGAAGGCGATCATCGACGTGATCGTGCTCGTGTCGGTCGCGAGCTGCCTGAATTCGGCGCTGTACACGGCGTCGCGGATGCTGTTCTCGCTGTCGAAGCGCAAGGACGCGCCTGCGTTCCTGCATCGCACCGATTCGACCGGCACGCCGCGTGCGGCCGTGCTCGCGTCGACGGCATTCGGCTTCGTGACCGTGATCGCGAACTACCTGATGCCGGAGCAGGTGTTCGGCTTCCTGCTCGCGACGTCGGGCGCGATCGCGCTGCTCGTGTATCTCGTGATCGCGATCTCGCAGCTGCGGATGCGCAAGACGCTCGAATCGAGCGGCGCCGACCTGACGCTGCGGATGTGGATGTTCCCGTGGCTCACGTGGGCCGTGATCCTGTTCATCTGCGGCACGCTGACCGTGATGTTCGTCAGCGAGGCGCACCGGATGGAAGTCGGTGCGACGGCCGTGCTGGCGTTGATCGTGTTGTTGGCGTCGTGGCTGAACAAGCGCGGCCGCGATGCGCAGGCGGATGCGGGGCGGCGGGTGTCGGCGACGTGA
- a CDS encoding lysozyme: MANENMRLSEAGWAELRLRESAVMAYYNDQANNCTYGVGTLAHTGPCTPEELRRPVTPVQVNAQLAVRVGRAEAAVRRHVPTRQLTQLQFDELVSYTYNAGNTGALAALRSANQSNDAGVVSHMNQRVWIHPRDANGRRLAPVRSTGLVNRRRLESAPFQPQQGAQ, encoded by the coding sequence ATGGCGAATGAGAACATGCGGTTGAGTGAAGCGGGTTGGGCTGAACTGCGTCTGCGGGAAAGCGCGGTCATGGCGTACTACAACGATCAGGCGAACAACTGTACCTATGGCGTCGGGACGCTTGCTCATACCGGGCCGTGCACCCCGGAAGAACTGCGGAGGCCGGTTACGCCGGTGCAAGTGAATGCGCAACTCGCGGTCCGTGTCGGCCGGGCGGAGGCCGCCGTGCGACGCCATGTCCCGACTCGGCAATTGACGCAGTTGCAATTCGACGAACTCGTCAGCTATACCTACAATGCCGGCAACACTGGCGCACTGGCCGCGCTCCGTTCCGCGAATCAGAGCAACGACGCTGGCGTGGTGTCGCACATGAATCAGCGTGTCTGGATTCATCCGCGAGACGCGAATGGGCGCCGCCTGGCACCTGTTCGTTCGACCGGCCTTGTCAACCGGCGTCGGCTCGAATCGGCGCCGTTCCAGCCACAGCAGGGGGCGCAGTGA
- a CDS encoding lysozyme inhibitor LprI family protein, translated as MIGLFVLASVSVFAGQTPADEIAARSGLPASEVDALLSDCDSNQTSMNFCAWRDQLVAERELQQVVDKQVNQQPQRKKALDVRIAKWKKARDTSCEKSARKAWGDGSMRPAAQAICATAATKEMTKKLSASASRKPS; from the coding sequence ATGATCGGGTTGTTCGTGCTGGCGTCGGTGAGTGTGTTTGCCGGCCAGACGCCGGCCGATGAGATAGCGGCACGCAGCGGTTTGCCGGCGAGCGAGGTCGACGCGCTGCTCAGCGACTGCGATTCGAATCAGACAAGCATGAATTTCTGTGCGTGGCGCGATCAACTCGTCGCCGAGCGAGAATTGCAGCAGGTTGTCGACAAGCAGGTGAATCAGCAGCCACAGCGCAAGAAGGCGCTCGATGTGCGGATCGCAAAGTGGAAGAAGGCGCGCGACACATCATGCGAAAAATCGGCGCGCAAAGCATGGGGCGACGGTTCGATGCGTCCTGCAGCACAGGCGATCTGCGCGACGGCGGCGACGAAGGAAATGACGAAAAAATTGTCGGCGAGCGCTTCCCGCAAACCTTCATGA
- the ychF gene encoding redox-regulated ATPase YchF, which produces MSLKCGIVGLPNVGKSTLFNALTKAGIAAENYPFCTIEPNVGIVEVPDTRLKALAEIINPERVVPAVVEFVDIAGLVAGASKGEGLGNQFLANIRETDAITHVVRCFEDENVIHVAGKVSPIDDIEVINTELALADLGTVEKALTRYSKAAKSGNDKEAAKLVAVLDKVRAQLDQGKAVRGLALSDDEEALLKPFCLITAKPAMYVANVKDDGFENNPHLDAVRKYAESENAPVVAVCAAIEAEIADLDDADKEAFLADMGMEEPGLDRVIRAGFKLLGLQTYFTAGVKEVRAWTIHTGDTAPQAAGVIHTDFERGFIRAQTIAFDDFIAYKGEQGAKEAGKMRAEGKEYVVHDGDVMNFLFNV; this is translated from the coding sequence ATGAGCCTCAAATGCGGCATCGTCGGCTTGCCCAACGTCGGCAAGTCCACCCTGTTCAATGCGCTGACCAAGGCCGGCATCGCCGCCGAGAACTACCCGTTCTGCACGATCGAGCCGAACGTCGGCATCGTCGAAGTGCCCGATACGCGCCTGAAGGCGCTCGCGGAGATCATCAACCCCGAGCGTGTCGTGCCGGCCGTCGTCGAATTCGTCGACATCGCCGGCCTCGTCGCGGGCGCGAGCAAGGGTGAAGGCCTCGGCAACCAGTTCCTCGCGAACATCCGCGAAACCGATGCGATCACGCACGTCGTGCGCTGCTTCGAGGACGAGAACGTCATTCACGTCGCCGGCAAGGTCAGCCCGATCGACGACATCGAGGTGATCAACACCGAACTCGCGCTCGCCGACCTCGGCACCGTCGAGAAGGCGCTCACGCGCTATTCGAAGGCCGCGAAGTCGGGCAACGACAAGGAAGCGGCCAAGCTCGTCGCGGTGCTCGACAAGGTGCGCGCGCAGCTCGACCAGGGCAAGGCCGTGCGCGGCCTCGCGCTGTCGGACGACGAAGAGGCGCTGCTCAAGCCGTTCTGCCTGATCACCGCGAAGCCGGCGATGTATGTGGCCAACGTGAAGGACGACGGTTTCGAGAACAATCCGCACCTCGATGCGGTGCGCAAGTACGCGGAGAGCGAGAATGCGCCGGTGGTCGCCGTGTGCGCGGCGATCGAGGCGGAAATCGCCGATCTCGACGATGCGGACAAGGAAGCATTCCTCGCCGACATGGGCATGGAAGAGCCGGGCCTCGACCGCGTGATCCGCGCGGGCTTCAAGCTGCTCGGCCTGCAGACTTACTTCACCGCGGGCGTGAAGGAAGTGCGCGCGTGGACGATCCATACCGGCGACACGGCGCCGCAGGCGGCCGGCGTGATCCACACCGACTTCGAGCGCGGCTTCATCCGCGCGCAGACGATCGCGTTCGACGACTTCATCGCCTACAAGGGTGAACAGGGCGCGAAGGAAGCCGGCAAGATGCGCGCGGAAGGGAAGGAATATGTCGTGCACGATGGCGACGTGATGAACTTCCTGTTCAACGTCTGA
- a CDS encoding UbiH/UbiF family hydroxylase translates to MPAMTAHHSFDVAVVGGGLVGKTAALALTQSGYKTALLAQPATPRPADLAFDTRVYALSSSSQALLERLRVWQALDHGRLAPVYDMRVYGDAHAELHFSAYQASVPQLAWIAESSLVETSLDAALRFQPNLTWFDARAQGFDVRDDAAVLTLSSGQVLEADLVVGADGAHSWVRSQMGAKVERRDYRQTGVVANFKASLPHRETAYQWFHEGEIVALLPLPDGHVSLVWSAHTAHADELLALDPAQLAAEVERVSHGQVGTLECVTPAAGFPLALQTVDKLIAPRVALVGDAAHLIHPLAGQGMNLGLRDVAALADAIAGKESFRNLGDTVLLRRYERSRREDIRALMVATDGLQRLFAVPGPLAKAVRNAGMAFVGAQPLVKRWLVSAALG, encoded by the coding sequence ATGCCCGCCATGACTGCCCACCACTCCTTCGACGTCGCCGTGGTCGGCGGCGGGCTCGTCGGCAAGACGGCCGCGCTCGCGCTGACCCAGTCCGGCTACAAGACTGCCTTGCTTGCCCAGCCGGCCACGCCGCGCCCCGCCGATCTCGCGTTCGACACGCGCGTGTACGCGCTGTCGTCCAGTTCGCAGGCCTTGCTCGAGCGGCTGCGGGTCTGGCAGGCGCTCGACCACGGCCGGCTCGCGCCTGTTTACGACATGCGTGTGTACGGCGATGCGCACGCCGAACTGCATTTCTCCGCGTACCAGGCCTCCGTGCCGCAGCTCGCGTGGATCGCCGAATCGTCGCTGGTCGAGACGTCGCTCGATGCCGCGCTGCGGTTCCAGCCGAACCTCACGTGGTTCGATGCGCGTGCGCAGGGCTTCGACGTGCGCGACGATGCGGCCGTGCTCACGCTGTCGTCGGGGCAGGTGCTCGAAGCCGACCTCGTCGTCGGCGCGGACGGCGCGCATTCGTGGGTACGGTCCCAAATGGGGGCCAAAGTAGAACGGCGCGACTACCGGCAGACGGGCGTCGTCGCGAACTTCAAGGCGTCGCTGCCGCACCGCGAGACGGCTTACCAGTGGTTCCACGAAGGCGAGATCGTTGCGCTGCTGCCGTTGCCGGACGGCCACGTGTCGCTGGTATGGTCCGCGCACACCGCGCATGCGGACGAACTGCTCGCACTCGATCCGGCGCAGCTCGCGGCCGAGGTCGAGCGCGTGTCGCATGGCCAGGTCGGCACGCTCGAATGCGTGACGCCGGCCGCCGGCTTCCCGCTGGCGTTGCAGACGGTCGACAAGCTGATCGCGCCGCGCGTCGCGCTCGTCGGCGATGCCGCGCACCTGATCCACCCGCTCGCGGGGCAGGGGATGAACCTCGGCCTGCGCGACGTCGCGGCGCTCGCCGACGCGATCGCCGGCAAGGAAAGCTTCCGCAATCTGGGCGATACGGTGCTGCTGCGCCGCTACGAGCGTTCGCGCCGCGAGGACATCCGCGCGCTGATGGTCGCGACCGACGGCCTGCAGCGGCTGTTCGCGGTGCCGGGCCCGCTCGCGAAGGCCGTGCGCAACGCGGGCATGGCGTTCGTCGGCGCGCAGCCGCTCGTGAAGCGCTGGCTCGTGTCGGCCGCGCTCGGCTGA
- a CDS encoding DsbC family protein produces the protein MKKTIRIASLALAVTMATLGCTAQADQTTDKLKATLQARLGNDAPIKSVSKSPVAGLYEVNLGSQIIYSDAAGDYVLLGDLVDTKTHKNLTDARLSEINKIDFASLPFANAIKVVKGNGARKIAVFSDPNCPYCKKLETTLQSVDNVTVYTFLYPVLSPDSTAKSKAIWCATDRAKTWQGWMLDHRAPSGAGTCDTSALDKNLALGRGMNVTGTPTIFLPDGRRLPGAVSADQLNQALASSK, from the coding sequence ATGAAAAAAACGATCCGGATCGCGTCGCTGGCGCTGGCCGTCACGATGGCGACGCTGGGCTGCACCGCGCAGGCCGACCAGACCACCGATAAGCTGAAAGCCACGCTGCAGGCCCGACTCGGCAACGACGCGCCGATCAAGAGCGTGTCGAAATCGCCGGTCGCGGGCCTTTACGAAGTGAACCTCGGCTCGCAGATCATCTATAGCGACGCGGCGGGCGACTACGTGCTGCTCGGCGACCTCGTCGACACCAAGACGCACAAGAACCTGACCGACGCACGCCTGTCCGAAATCAACAAGATCGACTTCGCGAGCCTGCCGTTCGCGAATGCGATCAAGGTCGTCAAGGGCAACGGCGCACGCAAGATCGCGGTGTTCTCCGATCCGAACTGCCCGTACTGCAAGAAGCTCGAGACGACGCTGCAGTCGGTCGACAACGTCACCGTCTACACGTTCCTGTACCCGGTGTTGTCGCCGGATTCGACCGCGAAGTCGAAGGCGATCTGGTGCGCGACCGACCGCGCGAAAACCTGGCAGGGCTGGATGCTCGATCACCGTGCGCCGTCCGGCGCCGGTACCTGCGATACCAGCGCGCTCGACAAGAACCTCGCGCTCGGCCGCGGGATGAACGTCACCGGCACGCCGACGATCTTCCTGCCGGACGGCCGCCGCCTGCCGGGCGCGGTATCGGCCGACCAGCTCAACCAGGCGCTCGCCTCGAGCAAGTAA
- a CDS encoding M61 family metallopeptidase, whose product MTQPIRYSIVPKDLAAHLFEVSVTVADPDPEGQRFSLPVWIPGSYLVREFARNIVTLGAFNDAGRKVRIAKTDKHTWQAAPVTGALTLRYDVYAWDLSVRSAYLDESGGFFNATAVFLSVAGREDAPCEVDIAKPSGAAFRAWRVGTALPEARGTKRYGFGAYRAANYDELSDHPVTIGEFALATFDAHGVPHDIVVAGRVTQLDLERLRTDLKRVCEAQIALFEPKSKKAPMDRYVFMTLAVSDGYGGLEHRTSTALICNRTDLPVKGRPETTEGYRTYLGLCSHEYFHTWNVKRIKPAAFVPYDLTRENYTSLLWLFEGFTSYYDDLMLVRSGLMSQDEYFAALGRTIGGVLRGTGRLKQSVAESSFDAWIKYYRQDENATNAIVSYYTKGSLVALAFDLAIRAQTRNRKSLDDVMRLLWQRYGRDFYRGKQAGVAEDEVETLIEEATGVALGRLFADAVHGTRDLPLGELLAPFGVTLAPDIANGAAAKPTIGARLRGGADCTFAAVYEGGAAHRAGLSAGDTLIAVDGLRVTGTNLDALLARYRPGDKVEVHAFRRDELRTAKLKLDGPEITRYRLTSAAKPAAASKAREAWLKG is encoded by the coding sequence ATGACCCAGCCGATCCGTTATTCGATTGTCCCGAAAGATCTTGCCGCGCACCTGTTCGAAGTGTCGGTGACGGTCGCCGACCCCGACCCCGAAGGCCAGCGCTTCTCGCTGCCGGTGTGGATTCCGGGCAGCTACCTCGTGCGCGAGTTCGCGCGCAACATCGTGACGCTCGGCGCGTTCAACGACGCAGGCCGCAAGGTGCGGATCGCGAAGACCGACAAGCATACGTGGCAGGCCGCGCCCGTGACCGGCGCGCTGACGCTGCGCTACGACGTGTATGCATGGGACCTGTCGGTGCGCTCTGCGTATCTCGACGAATCGGGCGGCTTCTTCAATGCGACGGCCGTGTTCCTGAGCGTCGCCGGCCGCGAGGACGCGCCGTGCGAAGTCGACATCGCGAAGCCGTCCGGCGCGGCATTCCGCGCGTGGCGCGTCGGCACCGCGCTGCCCGAGGCGCGCGGCACGAAGCGCTACGGCTTCGGTGCGTATCGCGCAGCGAACTACGACGAGCTTTCCGACCATCCGGTGACGATCGGCGAATTCGCGCTCGCGACGTTCGACGCGCACGGCGTGCCGCACGACATCGTGGTCGCGGGGCGCGTGACGCAGCTCGACCTGGAGCGGCTGCGTACCGACCTGAAGCGCGTGTGCGAGGCGCAGATCGCGTTGTTCGAGCCGAAGTCGAAGAAGGCGCCGATGGACCGCTACGTGTTCATGACGCTCGCGGTCAGCGACGGCTACGGCGGCCTCGAGCATCGCACATCGACCGCACTGATCTGCAACCGCACCGACCTGCCGGTGAAGGGGCGGCCCGAGACGACCGAAGGCTATCGCACCTATCTCGGCCTGTGCAGCCACGAGTACTTCCATACGTGGAACGTGAAGCGCATCAAGCCGGCGGCGTTCGTGCCGTACGACCTGACGCGCGAGAATTACACGTCGCTGCTGTGGCTGTTCGAAGGCTTCACGTCGTATTACGACGACCTGATGCTGGTGCGCAGCGGGCTGATGTCGCAGGACGAATATTTCGCGGCGCTCGGCCGCACGATCGGCGGTGTGCTGCGCGGCACTGGGCGACTCAAGCAGAGCGTCGCGGAAAGCTCGTTCGACGCGTGGATCAAGTACTACCGCCAGGACGAGAACGCGACCAACGCGATCGTCAGCTACTACACGAAGGGTTCGCTCGTCGCGCTCGCGTTCGATCTCGCGATCCGCGCGCAGACGCGCAACCGGAAGTCGCTCGACGACGTGATGCGCCTGCTGTGGCAACGCTACGGGCGCGATTTCTATCGCGGCAAGCAGGCGGGCGTCGCGGAAGACGAAGTCGAGACGCTGATCGAAGAGGCGACGGGCGTCGCGCTCGGCCGCCTGTTCGCCGACGCCGTGCACGGCACGCGCGACCTGCCGCTCGGCGAGCTGCTCGCGCCGTTCGGCGTGACGCTCGCGCCGGATATCGCGAATGGCGCGGCCGCGAAGCCGACGATCGGTGCGCGCTTGCGCGGCGGCGCGGACTGCACGTTCGCGGCTGTCTATGAAGGCGGCGCCGCGCATCGCGCGGGGCTGTCGGCCGGCGACACGCTGATTGCGGTCGACGGGCTGCGCGTCACTGGCACCAACCTCGATGCGCTGCTCGCGCGCTACCGGCCGGGCGACAAGGTCGAGGTTCACGCGTTTCGCCGCGACGAGCTGCGTACCGCGAAACTGAAGCTCGACGGTCCGGAGATCACGCGCTACCGGCTGACGTCGGCCGCGAAGCCGGCCGCGGCATCGAAGGCCCGGGAAGCCTGGCTGAAGGGCTGA
- a CDS encoding FMN-dependent NADH-azoreductase, which yields MTTILQINSAARSQGAQSTLLANELTAKLQQSNPGAKVVVRDLLADALPHLDESVLGAFFTPADQRSAEQNAIVAKSDALIAELQAADIIVIGAPMYNFGISSQLKTYFDWIARAGVTFRYTENGPEGLIKGKKVHVVTARGGKYAGTPNDSQTPYLRTFLGFVGMTDVSFIFAEGLNLGPDAQSAALASAREAIAAA from the coding sequence ATGACGACCATTCTGCAAATCAATTCCGCTGCGCGTTCGCAAGGCGCGCAATCCACGCTGCTGGCCAACGAACTGACGGCAAAGCTGCAACAATCGAACCCCGGCGCGAAGGTCGTGGTTCGCGACCTGCTGGCCGACGCGCTGCCGCACCTCGACGAATCGGTGCTCGGCGCGTTCTTCACGCCGGCCGACCAGCGCAGCGCGGAGCAGAATGCGATCGTCGCGAAGAGCGATGCACTGATCGCCGAGCTGCAAGCCGCCGACATCATCGTGATCGGCGCGCCGATGTACAACTTCGGCATCTCGTCGCAACTGAAGACGTACTTCGACTGGATCGCACGCGCAGGCGTCACGTTCCGCTACACCGAGAACGGTCCGGAAGGCCTGATCAAGGGCAAGAAGGTCCACGTGGTGACGGCCCGCGGCGGCAAGTACGCCGGTACGCCGAACGACAGCCAGACGCCGTACCTGCGCACGTTCCTCGGCTTCGTTGGCATGACCGACGTGAGCTTCATCTTCGCGGAAGGCCTGAACCTCGGCCCGGATGCGCAGAGCGCCGCGCTCGCCAGCGCACGCGAAGCGATCGCTGCCGCGTAA
- a CDS encoding uracil-DNA glycosylase — protein MATRKTSRAPQQASLFDDPVPETAPADIPSPVSASPAAGRKPARKAAAPAPAATAPKPVAADVPHLAAQFDALPAVWRDVLKPFTDSDAYAPLCRFVDDERAAGKTVYPTDVFRALRLTSPDDVKVVILGQDPYHGDDRGTPQAHGLAFSVPPAVRTPPSLRNIFKEIAANFGHDTPRHGCLDTWARQGVLLLNTVLTVERGAAASHAKRGWEQCTDTLIRELAGRHRGLVFMLWGAHAQAKRALFDTSAHCVLEAPHPSPLSAHRGFLGCRHFTLANDYLVEAGREPIDWRLPEAAETLA, from the coding sequence ATGGCAACCCGCAAGACTTCCCGCGCGCCGCAACAGGCGTCGCTGTTCGATGATCCCGTGCCGGAAACGGCACCGGCCGATATTCCGTCCCCGGTTTCCGCGTCGCCCGCGGCCGGGCGCAAGCCCGCTAGGAAAGCCGCCGCGCCGGCCCCGGCCGCCACGGCGCCGAAGCCCGTTGCCGCCGACGTCCCGCACCTCGCCGCGCAATTCGACGCGCTGCCGGCCGTCTGGCGCGACGTGCTGAAACCGTTTACCGACAGCGACGCGTACGCGCCGCTGTGCCGCTTCGTCGACGACGAGCGTGCGGCCGGCAAGACGGTCTACCCGACCGACGTGTTCCGCGCGCTGCGCCTCACGAGCCCGGACGACGTGAAGGTCGTGATCCTCGGCCAGGACCCGTACCACGGCGACGATCGCGGCACGCCGCAGGCGCACGGCCTCGCGTTCTCGGTGCCGCCAGCCGTCCGCACGCCGCCGTCGCTGCGCAACATCTTCAAGGAAATCGCCGCGAACTTCGGTCACGACACGCCGCGCCACGGCTGCCTCGACACGTGGGCGCGCCAGGGCGTGCTGCTGCTCAACACCGTGCTGACGGTCGAGCGCGGCGCGGCCGCGAGCCACGCGAAGCGCGGCTGGGAGCAATGCACGGACACGCTGATCCGCGAACTCGCCGGCCGCCATCGCGGGCTCGTCTTCATGCTGTGGGGCGCGCACGCGCAGGCGAAGCGCGCACTGTTCGACACGAGTGCGCATTGCGTGCTCGAGGCGCCGCATCCGTCGCCGCTGTCCGCGCACCGCGGCTTCCTCGGCTGCCGCCATTTCACGCTCGCGAACGACTATCTGGTCGAAGCAGGCCGCGAACCGATCGACTGGCGCCTGCCGGAAGCGGCCGAGACGCTCGCGTAA
- a CDS encoding CYTH domain-containing protein, giving the protein MAIEKEIKLALPAGQADAARRFFETLTGEPGQDITLANVYYDTPDLALARSKSAVRVRRTPHGWLQTFKTVGSAEGGLHRRHEWELPVAGDALEIDALVAACDVPEAAAALSDAAGALSALFRTDFSRTLWRIAIGGATVEAAVDLGEIVVQAEHETRREPISEIELELIDGPEAALATLAAELQQALPGLAPENISKAQRGYRLRAQ; this is encoded by the coding sequence ATGGCGATCGAAAAGGAAATCAAGCTCGCGCTGCCGGCCGGCCAGGCCGATGCCGCGCGGCGCTTCTTCGAGACGCTGACCGGCGAACCCGGTCAAGACATCACGCTCGCGAATGTCTATTACGACACGCCCGATCTCGCGCTGGCCCGCTCGAAGAGCGCGGTGCGCGTGCGCCGCACGCCGCACGGCTGGTTGCAGACGTTCAAGACGGTCGGCAGCGCGGAAGGCGGCCTGCATCGCCGCCACGAATGGGAACTGCCGGTGGCCGGCGACGCGCTCGAGATCGATGCGCTCGTCGCGGCCTGCGACGTGCCGGAAGCCGCCGCAGCGCTGAGCGACGCGGCCGGCGCGCTGTCCGCGCTGTTCCGCACGGATTTTTCGCGTACGCTGTGGCGCATCGCAATCGGCGGCGCAACCGTCGAAGCCGCGGTGGACCTCGGCGAAATCGTCGTCCAGGCGGAACACGAAACGCGCCGCGAACCGATCAGCGAAATCGAACTCGAACTGATCGACGGCCCGGAAGCGGCGCTCGCGACGCTCGCCGCCGAACTGCAGCAGGCGCTGCCGGGCCTCGCTCCCGAAAACATCAGCAAGGCGCAGCGCGGCTACCGGCTGCGCGCGCAATAA
- the trpC gene encoding indole-3-glycerol phosphate synthase TrpC, translating to MSDILDRIIAVKREEVAAAMRSTPLEALKLDASARDLRDFVGALRAKHAAGDAAVIAEIKKASPSKGVLREHFVPADIARSYAAHGAACLSVLTDEQFFQGSVRYLEEARAACALPVLRKDFIVDAYQILEARAMGADAILLIAAALDTPLMQDLEAYAHSLGLAVLVEVHDRNEMEQALTLKTPLLGINNRNLRTFETSIQTTLDMLDMIPPDRIVVTESGILSRIDVDTMRAANVNTFLVGEAFMRADQPGEELARMFF from the coding sequence ATGAGCGACATTCTCGACCGAATCATCGCCGTCAAGCGCGAAGAAGTCGCGGCGGCCATGCGCAGCACGCCGCTCGAGGCACTGAAGCTGGACGCATCCGCGCGCGACCTGCGCGACTTCGTCGGTGCGCTGCGTGCGAAGCACGCGGCCGGCGATGCCGCCGTGATCGCCGAAATCAAGAAGGCAAGCCCGTCGAAGGGCGTGCTGCGCGAGCATTTCGTGCCGGCCGACATCGCGCGCTCGTATGCGGCGCATGGCGCCGCGTGCCTGTCGGTGCTGACCGACGAGCAGTTCTTCCAGGGCAGCGTCCGCTACCTCGAAGAGGCGCGCGCAGCCTGCGCGCTGCCCGTGCTGCGCAAGGACTTCATCGTCGACGCATATCAGATCCTCGAGGCGCGCGCGATGGGCGCCGACGCGATCCTGCTGATCGCCGCCGCGCTCGACACGCCGCTGATGCAGGATCTCGAAGCGTATGCGCACTCGCTCGGCCTCGCGGTGCTGGTCGAAGTGCACGACCGCAACGAGATGGAGCAGGCGTTGACGCTCAAGACGCCGCTGCTCGGCATCAACAACCGCAACCTGCGCACGTTCGAGACGTCGATCCAGACCACGCTCGACATGCTCGACATGATTCCGCCGGACCGCATCGTCGTGACCGAATCGGGCATCCTGTCGCGCATCGACGTCGACACGATGCGCGCGGCGAACGTGAACACGTTCCTCGTCGGCGAAGCGTTCATGCGCGCCGACCAGCCGGGCGAGGAACTCGCGCGGATGTTCTTCTGA